The Sesamum indicum cultivar Zhongzhi No. 13 linkage group LG6, S_indicum_v1.0, whole genome shotgun sequence genomic interval attatcacttGTCACATTCGACGGGAGCATGCATCTGCCAAAGAAATATTGCCATTATCCACCCATATTCACATTACTTTAATGGGGACTGCCacaaggaaaacaaagaaaacagaaaaagcaGCCCAAGCCAACCTGTACAGGGGAACTGAGCAAAGTGAACTGTGCCGATCTACAAGTTTTAAGTGGCCACAAACTCGATCTCTTGTAACCAATCACTTCAAGGACCATTGACGATGATACCTCTTCTTTTGCTCAATGAACGTGTCATGCATCAATTCTGTTGACacttcaagaaatttaaatctaatgCACTGGCCATAAACATTACAGCACCAGCAACCAGAGAAGCTTCTTCCAGAAATTGTTCTCCTGTCTTTTCTGCTGGAGAAAGATGACGCCAAGAGTTCAATGAGAAGTCATTTCCTTTGTCAAGTCCAAATCGGATCATCAGAGTTGTCCGATTCACTGCATATATCTGTCCTTCAGGAACAGCCTCACTTAGATGGTCCTTAGTAATGCACATGAAAAACGAGTTCTCAACTTCTTCCACCTCCATTTGTACTACGTTCCCCCAAAGAATCTCGACTAATAAGTTCAATGCAAACTTCACCCAGGCCTAAGGCTAACGAGCAAGGATGAGATaagaataagagaaaaaaaaaaacaaaaaaagaagaagaagaaaattacatcATTTCCATTCTCTAGTACCTAAACCTAACAATCCATATAAGCAAAGATATCATTAGCAAATCAGGGTGCTCCCCATTCAGAGAAGTAGgcaaattcaaacaaaagaagaaacataaGCAATTTTCCTTGGGGAACTATCTGCTTCCTCATCAGATGAGACTGGAGAATCAGTGGCTTCAGCTAGAGACTCGAGCATTGCTACCACTTCGGATGAGTCGTCTAAATAGTACTTAGCTTTGCTTGGTTTTTGCCCAACAGTGCAAGCGAACACCTCGGTGTTGTAAGAAAGAATGCGTCTAGACACTGCAGTACCAATTAGTTCAAACATATCCTCATCAGATCTGTCATCACCAATGCAGAGCACAAAGTCAGCCTGTTTCCCAGTCTCTGTCATGGATGTGAAAACCTTCTCTGCGACTATGCCTTTGCTAACACCCTGCATCAATAAGAATTTACGTCCTTAGCCTCATGTTCAGATTgttagagaaaaatatatatgcaacaATATAAAACAGTAAACACATAATATTTAAGTCCATGAGTTTTACTTCACtacagaaaattaattttataacttaaGAGTGGAATAATAGTTATGAGAAAACGAAGAATCTGATTCTGAAAAGCTAGAAAAGCAATGGAAGAGTATGCAGGGCCCTAAATACACATGCCTGAGGCTTGACTTCTACAATAAACTGCCCGCTCTTCACAGCAACAGGTTCATTTGCTAAAACACTCTCTAAATGATCCAACATTTCCTTCGCTTGAGAAAAACCAAATCCAGGGTCTGCATCATGGTAATGCCAAACTAAAGCACTTTCCTTTCTCTCAATTCCAGAACCATCAGTGGCCTCGGTATATGATTTCATTACTGGTTCTGCCATCTGCATCCAACCAAATTCAGAACCCTGGCCATATGTTTCCCATTCTTCATGTTGTGGCCACCTGAAAAATTCCACATCCATATGCAAATTATTCAGATAGAACcaagagagaaagaaactGAAGAAATGGCACCAAACAGTTCCCACTAAAAGATCATGAGATAATTCACCTATTTTACCTATCCTTGCACACAATTATCACAGAATGCGGACCAAAgtaagaagagagagagaaaaagagaaggaagTGGACTCCAATAAACTGGGAGAACATTGCAACACTACTAAAACAGACACAGCAAAAACAATCACCCAGCAGAAAGATTAGTAATCATGATTGcccaataaatgaaataaacttGTATTACATAGCATAACATCTGCCGAAATCTTAGAAGTTGTATTAAAAGATAGAGAAAACTAATGCACGGCATGGAAAAATACGCAGAGAACATCACAAGCTGCTAGGCACAAATATCTCCACACTAATTTGCACTCTCTTTCATGCTGCCTCAACAGGGAAGTAACCCCATACAAGCTGCTTTGCCGCCATACCCTCCATGTGAAACTGTGTCTTAAGTAgtcttcttgttctttcaaCAAATTCACTATAAGGCATGTTCAACCtatattttgatcaaacttCTTGCATTCTagctaaataaatattatatcaactAACACTGAAACAAAGATCATCCTATTCAACCTTCTTACGAGGAAACAATGCCAGCCATCAGGAAAAAAGGTGATAGAAAATTCTACAGAAGCCCTAGGAAGTTTTAACTAATTGGGActtggaaaacaaaaatattgaatcttAAGATCCACAGCTACTTAGTGGATAACACATCAGCAAAACCAGAAAAAGCTTAACAGTAAGACATAGAACTGCAAGTTTCAGAAACCAGACGAAAACACATAGCTCCCCTGCAACCAATTGAAACCACTAAAAGCCACACTTGGTTTGATTCTTAcggtattttaaatttatggagAAATTTCAGTCAGCTTTTTCTTCAACaagttttgatataaataCAATGTCCATAGGAGCAAGGAccattataattatcaatattttttttaggaaaaaaaaaaactaatgaaGCAGACAATCGAGGTACATACCTTAAGAAGTAACCATGTTCCGCAGCAAGTCCCAGTTTCTTGCAGGGAAGAAACCACCTGCTTAAGCTATCCCTCCCTCTTCCACTGAccataaaaactaaatttttgggATCTGCACAGAGACGgttcaagagagagagaacttgGGCACTCGGagtcttaataattaaattttgaggcATCAATGTCCCATCATAGTCCAACAGTATAGCCCTGCTTTTGGCCCTTGAGTACGCAGCCACAATATCATCTATGGACAGCTTTCTAAAATTAGGATCAAGTGCCACAACCCGGAACCCAAAGCCAAGACCAATTCCCCAACATCTTTTCCTGAAATGATCGGCACAAGTCCTTTCCATATCTTGTAAGAAACTTCTAGACCAAAAAGCTACATCATGGGTACTAACATAACGGTAGTGCTTCTCATGTCGCAACTCCTTCTCTGTGTCGGCCATTGATATGGACTCATTCATTGCCTCAGCAGTTGCTTCAACATTCCATGGGTTTACACGAATAGCACCACTTAGGGATGGAGAGCACCCAATGAATTCAGACACCACTAGCATGCTCTTCTTAGGTCCGCTCCACTCTGACCCGGCTTCTGCACCAGATATTCCTTGTCTGCAGACAATGTACTCATAAGGAGTCAAGTTCATTCCATCCCTCACTGCTGTCACTACAACGCATTCAGCAATGCTGTAATAAGCCATTCTTTCACTGATTGATACAGGACGGTGAATAAAAACTATAGGTTCATATCCAGGCCTCCCAAGTTCCTTGTTGATTCTCTTGCAGCTctcttctatttcattttgtaTCTCCTCCAAATCTATTCCTTTGCCTCTAGAAGGATTTGCAATCTGCACCAGCACAGCCCTTCCTTGCCAATTTGGATGCTGCTTGAGCATCTGCTCCATAGCCAAAAGCTTTAGGTTGATACCTTTGAATATGTCCATATCATCAACTCCAAGCAACACTGTCTTACCTTCAAATTGCCGCCTCAGCTCCTCAACCTTCAAGTCTTTATCTGCTTGTCTAATCACCGACTCGATGTGGCCCATATGTATCCCAACTGGCATAATCTTTATTCCCACTGTCCTTCCATAATAATCCAACCCTATGTATCCTCGTTTTGACTGATATTCCAGACCCAACATCCGACTGCAGCAGGAGAGGAAATGCCGAGCGTAATCAAAAGTGTGAAAACCAATGAGGTCAGAGTTGAGTAGGGCCTTGAGGATTTCTTCTCTAACAGGAAGTGATCTATATATCTCAGATGACGGAAATGGACTGTGAAGAAAGAAACCCATTCTTAAGCGCACAAAGCGCCTCCTCAAAAACGTGGGCAAGACCATCAAATGATAATCATGTATCCAGACAAAATCATCCTCAGGATTAAGTACCTCAATCACTTTCTGCGAGAACAACTTATTGGCAGACACATATGCTTCCCACATTGACCGATCAAATCTACCCCCATGATCAGCTGAAAATGGTAACATGTAATGGAAAAGTGGCCATAACTGCTTCTTGCAAAATCCATGATAATACTTTGCCAAAAGATTAGGGGGCAGAAAGGCAGGGACACATTTGAATTTCTCCAAAAGATAATTGGCCACATCATCCTGTTCAATTGGGTCGACATCAACCGGTAACGACCCAACATAAAGTACCTCCATGTCCTCTGGAAATCCATCCTTCACCCGCAAGATCAATGAATCCTCATTCCAACTAAAACTCCACCCTTTATTGTCTGGCCTTCGTTTTGCTTTCAAGGGCAAAAGGTTTGAGACAATGATCATTCGATCACCAGCAACTGAAGAGGGGTTTTCAGATGTAACACTATTAGCTTGCTCATCATCTAGTTCAACAATATTCCCTGGGACTGTCATTACCCTGGGGAATCGCTTCCGCTCCTTCTCCCTACCCATTACTGGGAAATTCCCAGACGCTAGCTCCAAAAGATTGGTATAAGATCTTGACATCATCtttgcaaatttttctttatctctctcctcaaaaaataaagtaaatatatcCCTCAAGTCTCACGGCCCCAAATCCCAATTCCTTCTCTTCAAATAAGACTTTCGAATTACCTACGTTAAAGAAAAACcatttattcatataaaacAACCATAAACGAAGACCCAAATCCCATATATCAAACAAATAACAGATATCCCTCTTTTGAATCAAAGGACGCGAAAATCCGTGAAAACAAGcaaaccaaaatcaaattaatcaaacaGAAATTAATGCACATAAACCCCACAAGGAACTCATCTAAACCAAGCCCAGAGaactaattttcaaaaatgaaacaaaaatgaattccACAGAAACCCTAGAGCAAATCTCAATCTCACGCGCGTACCAAAGGCGAAACCAGAAATTGAGGATTGAAGCTGACCTCTGCGATTgaatttagcaaaaaattcGTGTCTTTGAGAAAACCAGTCAAACTTCAGCTAAGAATTGAGGATGGGATTCTAGGGTTTGAcgcccccccaaaaaaaattgattaatctAGGGTTTGATATAGGTAATTTTTGTGTATGagtatataaaatgaaatcgaCGATCGCCTACAAGAAGTCATGGATATGAATATTCaacagaataaataatttaacatttttattaggtaaatttggataaaatattatttgtctGGGAAACAAAACGTgccaacaaataaaagaatcacTAACAGAATCCCaaccaccccccccccccccccacctcGTTCCCCCCCCGCAAtccaattattaaaaaggacaataatttgaagaaattcttgataaataaaaagtaaaagattcttgaatttttgaatttatttttataccatTTTGAtggttatttatatatattgcttttttaACAGTAACGTATAAATGGCAGTTGCGTCGTATAAACAGGTGACGATGCAATAAAGTTATATGTTCAGTAAATTCTTTTCGATATCATCAATAAAAGCACAATCGTAAAAAGTACGCAGTATTAATTGTCCGTTGATACAAATTTGACGAGAAGTACAGATAACATCATTTTAAAGGTTACCGATACAAGGGATTGTGACATTATTGATTATGCTTTGATCTGgcaatgaatatttttgtttctgtttgcGAGAGtcgattatatattttatatgaataaatatttcataaagatgacttttcaaaaataatggttaggtacaaagaaaaaataagctagaaatatatattttttaaattcaatatagtaatatattaaaattggtttaatatattcaatattttaaatcaaatatatatttatttgaactaGGTAAATAGGGTTAAGACTAAAAAAATTCCCTGAATAAAACATTTTTACAGTCCAATCTTTCAACTGACAGTGTTCATATTAGtcgtataataatataattaaaacttacTTCTTGCAATAAAAACAACCatgtaaataaatagtttGCAACATGtttaataaacttaatttttttaagaacaGAAGAggactaattatttataaaataaaataaaataaaatttttactccaaatatatatatttatatacatttaacACGTAACATCTAGTTACTCTACTAAATTGCtcagaataataatattgcTCCTAAATATTCATATGATTCAGTCAGTAcaagcttttattttttaaatattttgctataatatttattttattgaaattttgatttattggcaatacaaattattatttcattaaaatatatttatttagaaaaacaagataatttttgtaaatatataaataaataaatcactatatttctaattttgtaaaaaaaacagaacaaaattaaaattctaaatttatggTGAGGTGTGTGAATATTTGGTGGGTGAGGATATCATtgcccaaaaaagaaagaggataAGGTTTTAGCCAGCCGACTTTGGAATACAACCCAGCTGGCAGGAATCACCACGTGCCCGGCACGTTACAGCTGGGGAGGGGACACGTTTACCTCTTCTTCAAAACGCGTCAACTCAACCCTACGCTCTTGCTGGGCCGCGCCTTTGGACTTCGGCTTTAGCCGCCTATATGGCCCATTTTAAATCTCTAGcttctaatatataatatttttatatatattggtattAATAATCGCTCGCAGTTTTTGtgtgaataaattttattgaaaaattagcCGTTGcgatatgttatttttatacgaatataataaatatattttatattttaaaatatattatgaataaatatatatatataccaacacataatattacaacaaaaaagaagaaagaaataaaagaaaatcaatttatagGTATTATCGGCATAACAAATTGATTGGGGTAGCAGTGTTATAAATCGTCGTTTGTGAGTGGaaataatctttatatatatatatatatattagacaTCATGACACGTAGTACCTGTGCGCattattttactaatgtttttatttaattgaaatcataacttaattctataaattaaaGTCTTTGATCGCCTTACAAACTTACATGCAAAATCCGTCTGATAACTTTaaaatgcatattttatttgaatgtaatatactcatattatatgtataaattcattattatgtaatttttcactttttctatttaaatgtaaattgACAAGAATTTTACTCTTATTGTGCATTTGGATTTGAAGAAAGAATTTgacaaaagaatttcaaatgactccattaaaaaaaaattctcatccaatgaCTGATTCCAATTTCTTctgacaagaaaataaatgtacTTTTATTGcaatctaattaaattgttaGTATGAtctgcaaaaacaaaaatccctattacatgcaataaaaaaataccttaaacttttgtatttca includes:
- the LOC105165611 gene encoding probable alpha,alpha-trehalose-phosphate synthase [UDP-forming] 7, whose amino-acid sequence is MMSRSYTNLLELASGNFPVMGREKERKRFPRVMTVPGNIVELDDEQANSVTSENPSSVAGDRMIIVSNLLPLKAKRRPDNKGWSFSWNEDSLILRVKDGFPEDMEVLYVGSLPVDVDPIEQDDVANYLLEKFKCVPAFLPPNLLAKYYHGFCKKQLWPLFHYMLPFSADHGGRFDRSMWEAYVSANKLFSQKVIEVLNPEDDFVWIHDYHLMVLPTFLRRRFVRLRMGFFLHSPFPSSEIYRSLPVREEILKALLNSDLIGFHTFDYARHFLSCCSRMLGLEYQSKRGYIGLDYYGRTVGIKIMPVGIHMGHIESVIRQADKDLKVEELRRQFEGKTVLLGVDDMDIFKGINLKLLAMEQMLKQHPNWQGRAVLVQIANPSRGKGIDLEEIQNEIEESCKRINKELGRPGYEPIVFIHRPVSISERMAYYSIAECVVVTAVRDGMNLTPYEYIVCRQGISGAEAGSEWSGPKKSMLVVSEFIGCSPSLSGAIRVNPWNVEATAEAMNESISMADTEKELRHEKHYRYVSTHDVAFWSRSFLQDMERTCADHFRKRCWGIGLGFGFRVVALDPNFRKLSIDDIVAAYSRAKSRAILLDYDGTLMPQNLIIKTPSAQVLSLLNRLCADPKNLVFMVSGRGRDSLSRWFLPCKKLGLAAEHGYFLRWPQHEEWETYGQGSEFGWMQMAEPVMKSYTEATDGSGIERKESALVWHYHDADPGFGFSQAKEMLDHLESVLANEPVAVKSGQFIVEVKPQGVSKGIVAEKVFTSMTETGKQADFVLCIGDDRSDEDMFELIGTAVSRRILSYNTEVFACTVGQKPSKAKYYLDDSSEVVAMLESLAEATDSPVSSDEEADSSPRKIAYVSSFV